A single genomic interval of Prunus dulcis chromosome 5, ALMONDv2, whole genome shotgun sequence harbors:
- the LOC117628836 gene encoding uncharacterized protein LOC117628836 gives MSMAEVAFLHLHDPDDEPHQTLTLDPLPNWAHHDFDLYSSDLEFPPSDRSLRAHILTVHEDEDEDEDCDDLFSQYQSTIHVIRNNDISEPSSISNPGLLEDRENQVNFVMDLFQQRVEQSQVTVRSVSVSEALNDDFNFGVIEGNCDCDCDVGIGGLDLDLSLGLGSGLDSRHCLDGDGIDDPDEDDFFVGRRVSGSESGEATSNLSRAEAFENCVRLVGFGSDSDEEDENGVIGIDLNSVDEHSAYHLPDDCDDDTSIPLCWDSLLLEDHRENNEDFEWEEVDSGGEEREVFSMFIDPDHTESGSVSVSVSTIFAPEEEVSVERIEPLESLEWEVLLNANNWETNPDAEPFNGGDHDDYIYTAEYDLLFGQFSENENASTGRPPAANAVVENLPSVVLTQEDVDNSNALCAVCKDDMNIGEQAKQLPCAHRYHGDCIVPWLRIRNTCPVCRHELPTDDAAYEGRRTQTHSVEGIRTQAHPLGFDYDEVFF, from the coding sequence ATGTCAATGGCAGAGGTCGCCTTCCTTCACCTCCACGACCCAGACGACGAACCTCACCAAACCTTAACCCTAGACCCCCTCCCCAACTGGGCCCACCACGACTTCGACCTCTACTCCTCCGATCTCGAATTCCCGCCCTCCGATCGCTCCCTCCGCGCCCACATCCTCACCGTCCACGAAGACGAAGACGAAGACGAAGACTGCGACGACCTCTTCTCCCAATACCAATCTACCATCCACGTCATTCGGAACAACGACATCTCGGAGCCCAGTTCCATTTCCAACCCCGGTTTGCTGGAGGACCGCGAGAACCAGGTCAATTTCGTCATGGATCTCTTCCAGCAACGCGTCGAGCAGTCTCAGGTAACCGTTCGTTCCGTTTCGGTTTCTGAAGCTCTTAAcgatgatttcaattttgggGTTATTGAGGGGAATTGCGATTGCGATTGCGATGTGGGTATAGGTGGTTTGGACCTCGATTTaagtttagggttagggtcAGGCTTAGATTCTAGGCATTGTTTGGATGGTGATGGTATTGATGATCCTGACGAGGACGATTTCTTCGTGGGAAGGAGGGTTTCTGGGTCTGAATCTGGTGAGGCAACGTCTAATTTAAGTAGGGCTGAAGCTTTTGAGAATTGTGTGCGGCTCGTTGGGTTTGGGTCCGATTCAGATGAGGAGGATGAGAATGGGGTTATTGGGATTGATTTGAATTCTGTGGATGAGCATAGTGCGTATCATCTTCCGGATGACTGTGATGATGATACAAGCATCCCACTTTGTTGGGATTCGCTTCTTTTGGAAGACCACAGGGAAAATAACGAAGATTTCGAGTGGGAAGAAGTTGACAGTGGCGGTGAGGAGCGAGAGGTCTTCAGCATGTTTATTGATCCCGATCATACTGAATCAGGATCGGTCTCAGTTTCAGTTTCGACAATATTTGCTCCTGAAGAGGAAGTGAGTGTGGAGAGAATTGAACCTTTGGAGAGTTTAGAATGGGAAGTTCTGTTGAATGCCAATAATTGGGAGACAAACCCAGATGCTGAACCGTTCAATGGGGGAGATCATGATGATTATATCTACACTGCAGAGTATGATTTGTTGTTTGGGCAATTCTCTGAGAATGAGAATGCATCAACGGGCAGGCCTCCGGCTGCCAACGCTGTTGTTGAAAATCTTCCCTCAGTGGTTTTGACTCAGGAGGATGTGGACAACAGTAATGCACTTTGCGCTGTTTGTAAGGATGACATGAATATTGGGGAACAAGCAAAGCAGCTGCCTTGTGCACATAGGTACCATGGTGATTGCATTGTGCCATGGCTGCGCATCAGAAATACATGTCCTGTTTGTCGACATGAATTACCTACCGATGATGCTGCGTATGAGGGCAGAAGGACCCAAACTCATTCTGTCGAGGGCATAAGGACCCAAGCGCATCCTCTTGGCTTTGATTATgatgaggtttttttttga
- the LOC117627935 gene encoding basic leucine zipper 43, which translates to MEPNESKGPHYLTSHSTPTQSHPNPVHNLDSISLCPTRFFALSHIHDFSPNTSSLSNETAFDEAGEQSINYERRLKRMISNRESARRSRMRKKKQIEELQYQVDQLHATNRQLSEKLIQLLEGNQQILQENAQLKERVSSLQILLADLITPLRNVGDVTTTTTNGNRLRAEDSSTP; encoded by the coding sequence ATGGAGCCAAATGAATCAAAGGGACCCCACTACTTAACTAGTCATTCTACCCCAACTCAATCCCATCCAAACCCAGTTCACAATCTGGATTCCATATCACTTTGCCCCACTAGGTTCTTCGCCCTCTCTCACATCCATGATTTCTcaccaaacacctcctctCTTAGCAATGAAACTGCCTTTGATGAAGCAGGGGAGCAAAGCATTAACTATGAAAGGAGGCTCAAGAGAATGATATCCAACAGAGAGTCTGCAAGAAGGTCACGGATGCGCAAGAAGAAGCAGATTGAAGAGCTGCAGTATCAGGTGGATCAGCTCCATGCTACGAATCGCCAGCTCTCGGAGAAGCTCATCCAACTGTTAGAGGGCAACCAGCAGATCCTCCAGGAGAATGCTCAATTGAAAGAGAGAGTTTCTTCCCTCCAAATCCTCCTTGCCGATCTCATAACACCTCTGAGGAATGTGGGAGatgtcaccaccaccaccaccaatgGCAATCGACTTAGAGCCGAAGATTCCAGTACCCCATGA
- the LOC117627936 gene encoding uncharacterized protein LOC117627936 isoform X1, giving the protein MASVPSPSSPPASPSSASSSDNSATEPISHSPPNPQVDAGVNNGVLNVDEKKPDISAYFDDLHSANHIEKFKNYEADYSRWLTAKYFSKKNLYGGNIFDEDMTIQDEIIKSSRWPCTRSYADPVQGFEEQSNSCSTTTIAETPSNISNGKHLAKKNS; this is encoded by the exons ATGGCGAGTGTGCCGTCTCCGTCGTCTCCTCCAGCCTCACCGTCTTCTGCTTCCAGCTCCGACAACTCCGCCACTGAACCCATCTCTCACTCTCCTCCAAATCCACAG GTTGATGCTGGGGTTAACAATGGGGTTCTCAATGTCGACGAGAAAAAGCCTGATATTTCTGCATATTTTGA TGATCTTCACAGTGCCAACCACATTGAAAAGTTCAAGAACTATGAAGCTGACTACAGTCGTTGGTTGACTGCAAAATACTTCTCAAAGAAGAATCTGTATGGAG GCAACATCTTTGATGAAGATATGACAATCCAGGATGAGATTATTAAGTCAAGCAG GTGGCCTTGTACCCGATCATATGCAGACCCAGTGCAGGGTTTTGAAGAACAGAGCAACAGCTGTTCAACTACTACTATAGCCGAGACCCCATCTAACATCTCAAATGGGAAGCACCTAGCAAAGAAGAACAGTTGA
- the LOC117627936 gene encoding uncharacterized protein LOC117627936 isoform X2 — translation MASVPSPSSPPASPSSASSSDNSATEPISHSPPNPQVDAGVNNGVLNVDEKKPDISAYFDANHIEKFKNYEADYSRWLTAKYFSKKNLYGGNIFDEDMTIQDEIIKSSRWPCTRSYADPVQGFEEQSNSCSTTTIAETPSNISNGKHLAKKNS, via the exons ATGGCGAGTGTGCCGTCTCCGTCGTCTCCTCCAGCCTCACCGTCTTCTGCTTCCAGCTCCGACAACTCCGCCACTGAACCCATCTCTCACTCTCCTCCAAATCCACAG GTTGATGCTGGGGTTAACAATGGGGTTCTCAATGTCGACGAGAAAAAGCCTGATATTTCTGCATATTTTGA TGCCAACCACATTGAAAAGTTCAAGAACTATGAAGCTGACTACAGTCGTTGGTTGACTGCAAAATACTTCTCAAAGAAGAATCTGTATGGAG GCAACATCTTTGATGAAGATATGACAATCCAGGATGAGATTATTAAGTCAAGCAG GTGGCCTTGTACCCGATCATATGCAGACCCAGTGCAGGGTTTTGAAGAACAGAGCAACAGCTGTTCAACTACTACTATAGCCGAGACCCCATCTAACATCTCAAATGGGAAGCACCTAGCAAAGAAGAACAGTTGA